TTGTGTAGCCGATGTGCAACAACTCGCCCAGCTGCTCACGCCGCTGCCGCGAGTCTGTGCCGCCGATCAAATGCGCAGCTAACAGGTCCTGCTGGCTGATGATTTGTGGCGCATCCGACACTTCGGTAAATAAATGCTGAAGCGCTGCCCGCAATGCTGCCGGCGTTGCATGTTTGATGCCCAGCGACCCTTTATGTGCCGGGACGCCTTCTGCCCGCGGCAAAAAAGCGTGAGTCACGCCAGGAACGGCCCGGGAAATTGTTTTGCGGATCTTCTCACCGGGGAAATCCGGATCGGTAAGGACAATCACCCCGCGTTTGGCCTGAGCCTGGCGAATGCGCGCCAAAGTGGCGTCATCAATTGCACTGCCGCGAGTTTCAATGGTATCAATATCGCCAAAAGTTTCTTTTAATCTTTTCGTATCATCGCGGCCTTCTACGACCACAATTTGTTTAATGGTTGTCATGCGTCTTCCTTTAATCTGAAAATTCGGTGGGCATTGTCCCAAGTCTGTTGGGCAATCACGACTGAGGTGGTGTCCCGTAATTTTGCCAAAGCTTCAACTACATACCGTGTGTAGCCCGGTTGATTCTGCCGGCCGCGGTACGGTGTCGGCGTCAAGTATGGCGCATCGGTTTCTACCAATAAGCGGTCACTGGGAATGATTTTGGCACTGGCATGCTCTTCCGGCGCATTTTTGAAGCTGACAATGCCGGAATAAGAGATGTACAGGCCCAAATCCAAAAAGCGTCGCGCCCATTCGGCATCACCGGTGAAACTATGCATGATCGCACCAAATTGCTCGACATGCGCTGCTTTTAAAATATCGTAAGTATCTTCAAACGCATCACGGCTATGAATCGACACCGGCATGTGCAGGGAACGAGCCAATTCTAGCTGACGGCGAAAAACGCGGCGTTGGATCTCGCGCGGGGAGGTGTCCCAGTGATAATCCAGCCCGATTTCCCCTAACGCCACCACTTTGGGATCCGCCAACTGCTTTAGCAGCAACGCCTCTTTTGCTGCATCGTAATCCTGACTCGACTCGGGATGCCAGCCGACAATGGCGTATAAGTTGGGATACTCATGGGCTAACTTCAAAGCGCCAGCATTCAACGCCGTGTCGGAGCCAACAATCGCCATCTTTTTCACGCCTAATTGCCGCGCCGCTTCAATGTAGTCAGCTTCCTTGCCGCGATAAGGGGTGTCATTTAAGTGGGTATGCGAATCGAAA
Above is a window of Lacticaseibacillus casei DSM 20011 = JCM 1134 = ATCC 393 DNA encoding:
- the rnmV gene encoding ribonuclease M5 translates to MTTIKQIVVVEGRDDTKRLKETFGDIDTIETRGSAIDDATLARIRQAQAKRGVIVLTDPDFPGEKIRKTISRAVPGVTHAFLPRAEGVPAHKGSLGIKHATPAALRAALQHLFTEVSDAPQIISQQDLLAAHLIGGTDSRQRREQLGELLHIGYTNGKQLLRRLTEFRISRAAFFAALDQVNGGQDDHA
- a CDS encoding TatD family hydrolase; the protein is MNIFDSHTHLNDTPYRGKEADYIEAARQLGVKKMAIVGSDTALNAGALKLAHEYPNLYAIVGWHPESSQDYDAAKEALLLKQLADPKVVALGEIGLDYHWDTSPREIQRRVFRRQLELARSLHMPVSIHSRDAFEDTYDILKAAHVEQFGAIMHSFTGDAEWARRFLDLGLYISYSGIVSFKNAPEEHASAKIIPSDRLLVETDAPYLTPTPYRGRQNQPGYTRYVVEALAKLRDTTSVVIAQQTWDNAHRIFRLKEDA